A DNA window from Flammeovirga agarivorans contains the following coding sequences:
- a CDS encoding TonB-dependent receptor, which translates to MKHLITLLTILFIQSSLYAQNITVNGNVSDQSGEPLPGVVIYEKGNQAHGTTTNFDGNFEFEVESTSTLVIRFVGYKTQEISATTSLIKINLEEDATELEAVEIVGSRSQNRTVTETPVAIDVINLEEVTAATGQLDMNQLLQYVAPSFNANRQSGADGADHVDPATLRGLGPDQTLVLINGKRRHQSSLINLYGTRGRGNTGTDLNAIPMSSIERIEILRDGASAQYGSDAIAGVINIVLKKNTDGVNVNVGTGVTSEGDGATGNVDVNYGTKLGDNGGFVNVTGQYQYRGRTNRVPEGQETFRNYIGDALAEGYGAFVNAALPVSENTEVYAFGGYNYRHGESYAWTREADDDRNVPEIYPNGFDPNIISDITDFSISTGVKTKWNDWKIDLNNTFGHNEFKYNVNNTLNASMGINSPTSFYAGKHYLSQNVTGVDVSKFYDGFLNGLNVAFGSEFRIDTYGIGAGEEASYTNYSEDGSIPGGSQGFPGFRPENVVNAHRTNVALYLDLETDITEKWMVAVAGRYENYSDFGSTFNGKIATRYEVSKALAFRGSFSTGFRAPSLAQKYYSSTFTDVEGGVTIDKVIAPNDSELAQALGIPELKQEKALNASFGFTANPLDGLSITVDGYYVKIDDRIVLTGAFTSDDPDIGDELEAMNVGAAQFFTNALNTQTYGVDVVVAYTHNWDLHTITTSLAGNFNHMELGEINTNEKLEGKEDIYFGEREQMFLLASAPKSKFNFSVNHNYKKFSSMIRLNRYSEVELMDWDGNIDHYAPRVTTDVAVTYALSQKLNWTLGGNNIFNVYPSKQDPLSTESGGYYDAVQMGFNGAYFYTKLGIKF; encoded by the coding sequence ATGAAACATCTTATAACTTTATTAACCATTTTATTCATTCAATCCTCCTTATATGCTCAGAATATTACTGTAAATGGTAATGTATCTGACCAATCTGGAGAACCATTGCCAGGTGTTGTGATTTATGAAAAAGGAAATCAAGCACATGGTACGACAACAAATTTCGATGGTAACTTTGAATTTGAAGTAGAAAGTACTTCAACTTTAGTGATTCGATTTGTTGGTTATAAAACACAAGAAATATCTGCTACTACAAGTCTAATTAAGATAAACTTAGAAGAAGATGCTACAGAATTAGAAGCAGTAGAAATTGTTGGTTCAAGATCACAAAATAGAACTGTTACAGAAACTCCAGTTGCCATTGATGTTATTAACCTTGAAGAGGTAACAGCAGCTACCGGGCAATTAGATATGAATCAACTACTGCAATACGTTGCTCCTTCTTTTAATGCAAATAGACAATCAGGTGCAGATGGTGCAGACCATGTCGATCCAGCAACATTAAGAGGTTTGGGTCCAGATCAAACATTGGTTTTAATTAATGGAAAGAGAAGACATCAGTCTTCACTCATTAACCTTTATGGTACTAGAGGAAGAGGAAATACGGGAACAGATTTAAACGCAATCCCTATGTCATCTATCGAAAGAATCGAGATTCTTAGAGATGGAGCCTCTGCACAATATGGTTCTGATGCCATTGCTGGTGTAATTAATATCGTATTGAAGAAAAATACAGACGGTGTAAATGTCAACGTTGGTACGGGTGTAACTTCTGAAGGAGACGGAGCGACCGGAAATGTTGATGTCAATTATGGTACAAAATTAGGAGATAACGGAGGTTTCGTAAATGTGACAGGCCAATATCAATATAGAGGAAGAACGAATAGAGTACCAGAAGGTCAAGAGACTTTTAGAAATTATATTGGAGATGCATTAGCTGAAGGTTATGGAGCATTTGTAAATGCGGCCCTTCCTGTTTCTGAAAACACTGAAGTTTATGCTTTTGGTGGATATAATTACAGACATGGAGAATCATATGCTTGGACTAGAGAAGCAGATGACGATAGAAATGTTCCAGAAATTTATCCAAATGGATTTGATCCAAATATCATCTCTGATATCACTGACTTTTCGATTAGTACAGGTGTGAAAACAAAATGGAACGATTGGAAAATTGATCTAAACAATACATTCGGGCATAATGAATTTAAGTATAATGTAAATAATACTTTGAATGCTTCGATGGGCATTAATTCACCAACAAGTTTTTACGCAGGTAAGCATTATCTATCTCAAAATGTAACCGGAGTAGATGTATCTAAATTTTACGATGGTTTCTTAAATGGATTAAACGTTGCTTTCGGTTCAGAATTTAGAATCGATACTTATGGAATTGGTGCTGGTGAAGAAGCGTCTTATACTAATTATTCAGAAGATGGTTCAATTCCTGGTGGTTCACAAGGTTTTCCGGGTTTTAGACCTGAAAATGTGGTTAATGCACATAGAACAAATGTGGCTCTGTACTTAGATCTTGAGACTGATATTACTGAAAAGTGGATGGTAGCAGTAGCAGGCCGTTATGAAAACTACTCTGATTTTGGAAGCACTTTTAATGGTAAAATTGCGACAAGATATGAAGTGTCTAAAGCTTTAGCTTTTAGGGGATCGTTTAGTACAGGATTTAGAGCTCCATCATTAGCTCAAAAATATTACAGTTCAACATTTACAGACGTAGAAGGTGGGGTAACTATTGATAAGGTAATTGCTCCCAACGATAGTGAATTGGCACAAGCATTAGGAATTCCTGAATTGAAACAAGAAAAAGCGTTGAATGCAAGTTTTGGTTTTACTGCAAATCCATTAGATGGTTTGTCAATTACGGTGGATGGATACTATGTGAAAATTGACGATAGGATTGTACTTACTGGTGCATTCACTTCTGATGATCCTGATATTGGCGATGAATTGGAAGCAATGAATGTAGGTGCAGCTCAGTTCTTTACAAATGCACTAAACACACAAACTTATGGTGTAGATGTAGTAGTGGCGTATACTCATAACTGGGATTTACATACCATTACAACATCATTAGCAGGTAACTTTAACCATATGGAGTTAGGGGAAATTAATACCAATGAAAAGTTGGAGGGTAAAGAAGATATCTACTTTGGTGAAAGAGAGCAAATGTTCCTTTTAGCTTCAGCTCCTAAAAGTAAATTCAACTTTTCGGTAAATCATAATTACAAAAAATTCTCATCAATGATCAGACTGAATAGATATTCAGAAGTTGAATTAATGGATTGGGATGGAAATATAGATCATTATGCTCCAAGAGTTACAACAGATGTGGCTGTAACATATGCTTTGTCACAAAAGTTAAACTGGACTTTAGGAGGGAATAACATATTTAATGTTTATCCATCAAAACAAGACCCATTGTCTACTGAGTCTGGAGGATATTACGATGCCGTTCAAATGGGATTTAACGGTGCATACTTTTACACTAAGCTAGGAATCAAATTTTAA
- a CDS encoding BaiN/RdsA family NAD(P)/FAD-dependent oxidoreductase — translation MKIAVIGGGAAGFFASISAAEQGNEVHLFEKTSKVLGKVKISGGGRCNVTNETFNPVQLSKNYPRGERFLKKAFGKFNATHTLDWFKERGVEIKAEADGRMFPVTNESQTIIDCLMEQANINKVKVHYNSEVSKVIPQENSIELIINNEVIVFDKVIVTIGGQPKKESFSWLEKLGHKIESPVPSLFTFKINHKPLSKLMGLSVDNAKVRVVGEKKLQEEGPLLITHWGLSGPAILRTSAWGARLLSDRNYQFDILVSWYNKMSDQELREFVQEKKIELKKKQIKNKNPFELPQRLWDYLLERIEIPETKLWLDLSKKELNKLVEVLLSDNYSVHGTTKFKEEFVTCGGVSLSDIDVKTMESKKCSHLHFAGEVMDIDGITGGFNFQAAWTTGFISGNSMKS, via the coding sequence ATGAAAATTGCAGTTATTGGAGGAGGTGCAGCAGGCTTTTTTGCAAGTATTTCTGCAGCTGAACAAGGAAATGAAGTACATCTTTTTGAGAAGACTTCTAAAGTTTTAGGTAAAGTGAAAATATCTGGAGGAGGACGTTGTAACGTTACAAATGAGACATTTAATCCAGTGCAATTATCTAAGAACTATCCTAGAGGGGAACGTTTCTTGAAAAAAGCATTTGGTAAATTTAATGCCACTCATACATTGGACTGGTTTAAAGAAAGAGGAGTTGAAATAAAAGCAGAGGCTGATGGGAGAATGTTTCCAGTAACTAACGAGTCACAAACAATTATTGATTGCCTGATGGAACAGGCCAACATTAATAAGGTGAAAGTACATTACAACTCAGAGGTGAGTAAAGTTATTCCTCAAGAAAACAGTATCGAATTAATTATAAATAACGAAGTAATTGTCTTTGATAAAGTAATTGTGACTATAGGAGGTCAACCTAAAAAAGAGAGTTTTTCGTGGTTAGAAAAGTTAGGGCATAAAATTGAATCACCTGTACCGTCCTTATTTACCTTTAAGATCAATCATAAACCATTATCAAAATTAATGGGTTTATCTGTAGACAATGCTAAAGTAAGGGTAGTAGGAGAAAAGAAACTTCAAGAAGAAGGTCCGTTATTAATTACTCATTGGGGACTTAGTGGTCCTGCAATATTGAGAACCTCTGCTTGGGGGGCAAGATTGTTGTCAGATCGAAATTATCAATTTGATATTTTGGTTTCTTGGTATAACAAAATGTCAGATCAAGAATTAAGAGAATTTGTACAGGAAAAGAAAATAGAGCTCAAAAAGAAACAGATTAAGAATAAAAATCCATTTGAGCTTCCTCAAAGACTTTGGGATTATCTTTTAGAACGTATTGAGATACCTGAAACTAAACTTTGGCTTGATCTAAGTAAAAAAGAGCTGAATAAGCTTGTTGAAGTATTATTGTCTGATAACTATTCAGTCCATGGCACAACAAAATTTAAAGAAGAATTTGTTACATGTGGAGGAGTTAGTCTAAGTGATATTGATGTAAAAACAATGGAAAGTAAAAAATGTAGTCACTTGCACTTTGCAGGAGAAGTAATGGATATTGATGGTATTACTGGCGGTTTTAACTTCCAGGCTGCATGGACGACTGGATTTATATCTGGAAATTCAATGAAATCTTAG
- a CDS encoding YfhO family protein, with amino-acid sequence MQNSNFKKYSWLLVIPIFYLVSILYFSPEFFDGKHLNQGDLMHFSGMSHASGEEYKRTGERPLWNTAMFSGMPELLFSALDGDPTEVLYSMSLGFMPHSHENPMTLFLLMSSLWVALLCFRVNPWVSAIIAITFSFNTFYITSLEAGHMTKLWAIGYAATVLGGMKLLFDKRWLLGVAVLSTSVAIELRAAHYQITYYLIFVCLIYGLSELYNSYKNGELNIFLTRVIPLGILAAGLGASTQLWKVWTTKEYSEFSIRGKKELQALPGQENNHTQEGLDKDYAFSWSEGKMESLTLIAPNFYGGSSQENVSKDGPLAKQLEKVAGKQQAQNIVSNPNFKLPLYFGEQPFTGGPIYQGAVLTFLFIFALFILDKRERNWLIGGVLITAMFSWGKHLQWFNYTLFDILPGMNKFRTPAMSLGVTCVIMAMGAALGLDKLIKVGWDEKTQKTFYQASGATLGLLLLMYVGAGMMDVSGARDAQIFQQMFGLNDANMVRQFTNALDDERVALMRKDIVRSIFFVIGVLAILFANVKKKVGMIPTILVVGLLTIGDVWGVAKRYINDASFKSTSNKETNIATGADKFILKDKDPNYRVLNLTANVFNEANTSYFHKSIGGYFAAKLRRYQDLIERELPKEMQVLAGAIQKGDTLTVKATPALNMLNMKYAILGNTSNDVYQNPNALGNAWFVDRVEKVNSPDDEIEAVGQIDPSFQAVVDINKFPNADLATSKSAGDFVKLDKFNQRRLSYKSHSKDGGFAVFSEVYYPAGWIAKIDGEEVDIVCANYVLRGLQIPAGDHTITFDFDPDSYVMGGNISKLTGYITLLLLVLAIGMTIKEEMVTTKKED; translated from the coding sequence ATGCAAAACAGCAATTTCAAAAAATACAGTTGGTTATTAGTTATACCAATTTTCTATCTAGTATCTATCCTTTATTTTTCTCCAGAATTTTTTGATGGAAAACACTTAAACCAAGGTGATTTAATGCACTTCTCAGGAATGTCACATGCATCAGGAGAAGAGTATAAAAGAACTGGTGAGAGACCATTATGGAATACTGCCATGTTCTCAGGTATGCCTGAATTACTTTTTTCAGCATTAGATGGAGACCCTACAGAAGTATTATATTCCATGTCTTTAGGATTCATGCCTCACTCACATGAAAACCCAATGACATTATTTCTATTGATGTCTAGTTTATGGGTAGCATTATTATGCTTTAGAGTGAATCCATGGGTAAGTGCTATAATAGCAATTACTTTCTCATTTAATACATTTTATATCACCTCTTTAGAGGCAGGGCATATGACAAAGCTATGGGCTATCGGTTATGCAGCAACTGTTTTAGGAGGTATGAAATTATTGTTTGATAAAAGATGGTTATTGGGTGTGGCTGTTTTATCGACTTCTGTCGCAATAGAATTAAGAGCAGCCCATTATCAGATTACCTATTATTTAATTTTCGTTTGTTTAATTTATGGGTTGTCTGAGTTATATAATTCATATAAAAATGGAGAACTAAACATCTTCCTTACGAGAGTGATTCCATTAGGTATTCTTGCTGCTGGTTTAGGAGCTTCTACTCAATTGTGGAAAGTTTGGACAACAAAAGAATATTCAGAATTTTCTATTCGTGGTAAGAAAGAATTACAAGCGTTACCTGGTCAAGAAAATAATCATACTCAAGAAGGTTTAGATAAAGATTACGCCTTTAGTTGGAGTGAAGGTAAAATGGAATCATTGACATTAATTGCTCCTAATTTCTATGGAGGAAGTAGTCAAGAAAATGTTTCCAAAGATGGGCCTTTAGCGAAACAATTAGAGAAAGTAGCGGGTAAACAACAAGCACAAAATATTGTTAGTAATCCCAACTTTAAATTGCCATTGTACTTTGGTGAACAACCATTTACAGGAGGACCAATTTATCAGGGTGCTGTACTTACATTCTTGTTCATCTTTGCATTATTTATTCTCGATAAAAGAGAACGTAATTGGTTGATTGGTGGTGTACTTATTACTGCCATGTTCTCTTGGGGTAAACATTTGCAATGGTTTAATTACACTTTATTCGATATCCTTCCAGGGATGAACAAATTTAGAACTCCTGCGATGTCATTAGGCGTTACCTGTGTCATTATGGCAATGGGAGCAGCACTAGGTTTGGACAAATTGATTAAAGTTGGATGGGATGAAAAAACACAGAAAACTTTTTATCAGGCAAGTGGAGCTACATTAGGTTTATTGCTACTTATGTATGTAGGAGCTGGAATGATGGATGTTAGTGGAGCTAGAGATGCTCAGATTTTCCAACAAATGTTTGGCTTAAATGATGCAAACATGGTGAGACAGTTCACAAATGCATTGGATGATGAAAGAGTGGCTTTAATGAGAAAAGATATTGTTAGATCTATATTCTTTGTTATTGGAGTTTTAGCTATATTATTTGCAAATGTAAAGAAGAAAGTAGGGATGATTCCAACGATATTAGTAGTTGGTTTATTAACTATTGGAGATGTTTGGGGTGTTGCAAAGAGATATATTAATGATGCATCTTTTAAATCAACTAGTAATAAGGAAACAAATATTGCTACAGGAGCTGATAAGTTTATCTTAAAAGATAAAGATCCAAACTACAGAGTGTTGAATCTAACAGCTAACGTATTTAATGAGGCAAATACATCCTATTTCCATAAATCGATAGGTGGTTATTTTGCCGCTAAGCTTAGACGTTATCAAGATCTTATTGAAAGGGAATTGCCAAAGGAAATGCAAGTTTTAGCAGGAGCAATTCAAAAAGGTGATACTCTTACTGTAAAAGCTACTCCAGCACTAAACATGCTGAATATGAAGTATGCCATTTTAGGTAATACGTCTAATGATGTTTACCAAAACCCTAATGCTTTAGGTAATGCATGGTTTGTAGATAGAGTAGAAAAAGTAAATTCTCCTGATGATGAAATCGAGGCAGTGGGTCAGATAGATCCAAGTTTCCAAGCAGTAGTTGATATAAATAAGTTTCCTAATGCTGATCTTGCTACTTCAAAGTCAGCCGGTGACTTTGTGAAACTAGATAAGTTTAACCAAAGAAGATTATCATACAAATCACATTCAAAAGATGGAGGATTTGCAGTATTTTCAGAAGTTTATTATCCAGCAGGATGGATTGCAAAAATAGACGGAGAGGAAGTTGATATTGTATGTGCGAATTATGTATTAAGAGGTTTGCAAATTCCCGCAGGTGATCATACAATTACATTTGACTTCGATCCAGATTCTTATGTAATGGGCGGAAACATTTCTAAATTAACAGGCTATATTACTTTATTATTATTAGTATTGGCTATAGGAATGACAATCAAGGAAGAAATGGTAACTACTAAAAAAGAAGATTAG
- a CDS encoding glycosyltransferase: MKVLHINTYPHGGAAYAAIRMSKALQDLGVDSKVLVRDEFKQDGIVSSGESVFFRKITKLWQKWKAFPYIKEEKDIETFSSPFSLYPIHHHPEVAKADIIVLHWVSLFLDIPSFFKEVNKPIVIYMHDMNYFKGGYHYAEDEEYFPHLHPLDMRYKAAKKKAYDDSKSLITVTAPSQWLVDLSKKSDLLGQFEHHHIRNVIDSDTFDIISREEARRELGIPNDKKVLLFVSESIKNRRKGGQILLDAIKNIKNIDDVNVVIVGEVDNDLFKSENFYKLGRIYDPQKMCLAYNSADLYIMPSREDNLPNVILESHSCGTPVMAFSIGGITEMVNNENGYLLGSPSSDTLQKGIEDWMKVPIEFDRMKIRSNVLKEFNTKETAKRFFTLLEHKLQQ; the protein is encoded by the coding sequence ATGAAAGTTCTTCATATAAACACATATCCTCATGGAGGAGCTGCGTATGCAGCCATAAGAATGAGCAAAGCCCTTCAAGATCTTGGTGTAGACTCTAAAGTCTTAGTACGAGATGAGTTTAAGCAAGATGGAATAGTAAGCTCAGGCGAGAGTGTGTTTTTTCGAAAAATCACAAAGTTATGGCAAAAGTGGAAGGCATTTCCTTACATAAAAGAAGAGAAGGATATTGAAACGTTCTCTAGTCCATTTTCATTATACCCAATCCACCATCACCCTGAAGTTGCAAAAGCAGATATCATTGTCTTGCATTGGGTGAGTCTGTTTTTAGATATACCATCCTTTTTTAAAGAAGTAAATAAACCTATTGTTATTTATATGCATGATATGAATTACTTTAAAGGAGGATATCATTATGCAGAAGATGAAGAATATTTTCCACACCTTCATCCTTTAGATATGCGGTATAAAGCCGCTAAGAAAAAAGCATATGACGATTCAAAAAGTTTGATAACAGTCACTGCTCCATCTCAGTGGTTAGTGGATCTATCCAAGAAGAGTGATTTATTGGGGCAGTTTGAACATCATCATATACGAAATGTTATCGATAGTGATACTTTTGATATTATTTCAAGAGAAGAAGCAAGACGAGAGTTGGGGATTCCAAATGATAAAAAAGTCTTACTTTTTGTTAGTGAAAGTATTAAAAATAGAAGGAAAGGAGGACAGATACTCTTGGATGCTATTAAAAATATCAAAAATATTGATGATGTTAATGTAGTTATTGTAGGTGAGGTGGATAATGATTTATTCAAGTCAGAAAACTTTTATAAATTGGGACGCATTTATGATCCTCAAAAAATGTGTTTAGCCTATAATAGTGCAGACCTTTATATTATGCCTAGTAGAGAAGATAATTTACCAAATGTTATTCTTGAAAGTCATTCTTGTGGTACTCCGGTTATGGCTTTCTCTATAGGAGGAATTACAGAAATGGTTAATAATGAAAATGGATACTTATTAGGAAGTCCATCAAGTGATACATTACAAAAAGGTATTGAAGATTGGATGAAAGTTCCAATAGAATTTGATAGGATGAAAATTAGATCCAATGTATTGAAAGAATTCAATACTAAAGAAACCGCAAAAAGATTTTTTACATTACTAGAACATAAACTACAGCAGTAG
- a CDS encoding oligosaccharide flippase family protein has translation MSQYTRKNVLSNIFWIFFDKAFILLLKFLVGVKIANHYGADTFGHYQYIASIVGFSPLLYEIINERIVQKFFSSNSESHQTIINSVTIGRFILSSIALIAAFIYCWILKSETETIWIFFWLIINNTFINLFFGIQSFYENRLKARKIVVPVNITKALAYGVINYLITLDVPIVYIPFMHAVGSILSFLIILVIYVKEFPIQFNLKFPLLRDIIHESKFLWISTTAFVIFSQMDKVMLGSLIDDASVGVYSIALLLSTVTQMLLTPIRNTAFPMLLNYKEDKENFKRAYLKFSRQTVAVYLILIPSSVLVLKYTFHLFFVSEYNDCLEVYNLLLIIIFIQAVCNLQTSYLTIYEKTKYLLYKNVIGMIINIILNFILIKNIGIYGAAIATGVTQFATYYVLNFFYEDTRILNKWVLQSFQIWKLVKSNN, from the coding sequence ATGAGTCAATACACAAGGAAGAATGTCTTAAGTAATATCTTCTGGATATTTTTTGATAAAGCATTCATTCTTTTATTAAAGTTTTTAGTAGGTGTAAAAATAGCCAACCATTATGGTGCTGATACTTTTGGGCATTATCAATATATTGCTTCGATTGTTGGCTTTTCTCCCTTACTTTATGAGATCATCAATGAAAGAATAGTCCAAAAATTCTTTTCAAGTAATTCCGAATCACATCAGACAATTATTAATAGCGTTACCATTGGTAGATTTATTTTATCAAGTATCGCCTTAATTGCTGCATTTATATACTGTTGGATCTTAAAGTCAGAAACTGAAACCATATGGATTTTCTTTTGGTTGATTATCAATAATACTTTTATCAACCTATTCTTTGGTATACAAAGTTTCTATGAAAATCGTCTGAAGGCTAGAAAAATTGTGGTTCCAGTGAATATCACAAAAGCATTAGCATATGGTGTCATTAATTATCTAATCACATTGGATGTTCCTATAGTATACATTCCATTTATGCATGCTGTTGGTAGTATTCTTTCCTTCCTCATTATTCTTGTGATTTATGTAAAAGAGTTTCCTATTCAATTCAATCTTAAATTCCCTCTTTTAAGAGATATTATTCATGAAAGTAAATTCCTATGGATCAGTACTACTGCCTTTGTTATCTTCAGTCAGATGGACAAAGTGATGCTTGGATCTCTAATTGATGATGCAAGTGTTGGTGTATATTCGATAGCGTTACTACTTTCTACAGTTACTCAAATGTTGCTGACCCCTATCAGGAATACAGCTTTTCCAATGCTATTAAATTATAAGGAGGATAAGGAAAACTTTAAAAGAGCTTATTTAAAATTCAGTAGGCAAACTGTTGCGGTTTACTTAATATTAATTCCTAGCAGTGTCCTTGTATTAAAGTATACATTCCATTTATTCTTTGTTAGTGAGTATAATGACTGTCTTGAAGTATATAATTTACTCCTAATCATTATCTTCATTCAGGCGGTTTGTAATTTACAGACTTCATATCTTACGATATATGAAAAGACAAAGTATCTTCTTTATAAGAATGTAATCGGAATGATCATTAATATTATCCTTAACTTCATTCTTATTAAGAATATTGGAATTTATGGAGCTGCAATTGCGACAGGTGTTACGCAATTCGCAACATATTATGTATTAAATTTCTTCTATGAAGATACCCGTATTTTGAATAAGTGGGTATTACAATCTTTTCAGATTTGGAAACTCGTTAAAAGTAATAACTAA
- a CDS encoding LicD family protein: MEQGKLRKLQNIQVEITLAFDAFCKQHQLEYFIIGGTLLGAVRHKGFIPWDDDIDVGMTREHYDKFIKLYLQNPIDGLFLHTTENDAQYYLPFVKLKKDGTEYIDEDTKNVDTHKGIFLDIFPFDDVKDPDSFVCRQQAKLVNQLTYTLSKKRGTKVYPSKSKFQKIFDFVFSFYNIKGLVKLQKKIMTFNNNKGYNYFINFSSPYYYKKELFPKEKYYPIKKYEFEDTQFEGPADYDYVLSHVFGDYMQLPPEDKRMTHAIDVKFND, from the coding sequence ATGGAACAAGGTAAATTAAGAAAATTACAAAATATACAAGTTGAAATTACTTTAGCTTTTGATGCTTTCTGTAAGCAACATCAGCTTGAGTATTTTATTATTGGAGGTACATTATTAGGTGCTGTTAGGCATAAAGGTTTTATCCCTTGGGATGATGATATTGATGTAGGGATGACTAGAGAACACTATGACAAATTCATCAAGCTCTACCTTCAAAATCCAATAGACGGTTTATTCTTACATACAACAGAGAATGACGCTCAGTATTACCTTCCATTTGTGAAATTAAAAAAGGATGGTACTGAATATATAGATGAAGACACTAAAAATGTAGATACCCATAAAGGTATTTTCTTGGATATTTTCCCTTTTGATGATGTTAAAGATCCTGATAGTTTTGTTTGTCGACAACAAGCCAAGCTTGTTAACCAACTAACTTATACTCTCAGTAAGAAACGAGGAACTAAAGTATACCCTTCCAAAAGTAAGTTTCAAAAAATCTTTGATTTCGTATTTAGCTTCTATAACATCAAAGGATTAGTAAAGCTCCAGAAGAAAATAATGACCTTCAATAACAACAAAGGTTACAACTATTTTATCAACTTCAGCAGTCCTTATTATTACAAAAAGGAGCTATTTCCAAAAGAGAAATATTATCCTATAAAAAAATATGAGTTTGAAGACACTCAATTTGAAGGTCCTGCAGATTATGATTATGTATTGAGTCATGTTTTTGGAGACTATATGCAATTACCTCCGGAAGACAAAAGAATGACTCATGCTATCGATGTAAAATTTAACGACTAA
- a CDS encoding adenylyltransferase/cytidyltransferase family protein — translation MTKKNIYVVGVFDLFHRGHLELLKKSKALGTHLIVALNGDDMTAQYKRKPFVSEEDRLAIIESLECVDQAFIINQFDNKDVLIEYDIDVVVHGDDWDVEGYMEQIRVDQEFLDKNKIELAFLPYTQGISTSELIKTIKNS, via the coding sequence ATGACAAAGAAAAATATATACGTTGTAGGTGTTTTCGACTTATTTCACCGTGGACACCTAGAATTATTGAAGAAATCTAAAGCATTAGGTACTCATCTGATCGTCGCTTTAAATGGTGATGACATGACAGCTCAATATAAAAGAAAACCTTTTGTCAGTGAAGAAGACCGCCTTGCAATTATTGAATCTTTAGAGTGTGTAGACCAAGCATTTATTATTAATCAGTTCGACAATAAAGATGTTTTAATTGAATATGATATTGATGTTGTTGTTCATGGAGATGATTGGGATGTTGAAGGTTATATGGAGCAAATTAGAGTTGATCAAGAATTTTTGGATAAGAATAAAATAGAATTAGCGTTCTTACCTTATACACAAGGAATCAGCACTTCTGAATTAATTAAGACCATTAAGAACTCATAA